DNA from Vicia villosa cultivar HV-30 ecotype Madison, WI unplaced genomic scaffold, Vvil1.0 ctg.000739F_1_1, whole genome shotgun sequence:
AGCTTATGCATATTGTATCTGAACATTAGGAGCCTTGAATGATCATCTCTGTTGGTGCATAATGTTGATTCTCTGGATGTTTGAAATGTGTACTTGAACTATGCATAGAGTAGGAATTAATTTGATGCCATTAGtgtttgttttgatgaagtttTCACTAGCTAAGGTTTAAGAATCTCCTCGGTTTGCTTGATAGAGCGCGTATTACTAAAAACCGATTGCATTTTTGAAATCGGCACGAAAAATAGTGGGAGAGTGGTTCTCTTTTTTAATTCTGGGCTGTCTAAAAATCTCCGGCGTGGTGAGGCCGCCGGAGAAGACGGCGGTGTGGTGGCCGACCGGCGCGCATGGAATTCCGTCCCCATGCAGAGGGAACGCGTGGCGACATTCGGTTCGCTGCTTTTCCAAAGTTCTGGGCGCAGCATTTAATGGGGTAGGGGGGAGGGACGCGTGTCCAAGCGGTACTGGCTGGGTTTTTTTTTTGTCACTTAGTTCATTTAAAAGCTGTATGACCAATTGATGCAGTCTGTATGCCATGCATGTCACGTTTCAGTAAAAGAAATAAATGAAAATGAGACAAAATGAAATGAGGGAAGAGGAGATTGCATTGGGCCGCGAATCCTGGGCTCTATCACCTCTCTGGATTACACCCCCGTTCTTGCTAACGCACACCACCTGCTTTTGGACTGGGCCTGAGTGCCCACGCTTTTTCCACCCCTTTGCCGGCCCAGTGTGGTTTTTAACTGTTTCTTTAGTTCATTTTAAAATTACTTGTGCACCCCCTTGCtgttaacaaaaaaacaaataataaaaatgggTTTTCCCTTTTATGCTTTTAAATCTTTTGCAATTAAAAattctttttcttaaataaattgaCAAAAAACATTTCTCTTCCAATTAGAGTTTTTagaattctttttttctttaattaattttaattgttgtttccttgaattttgattggttggtAAACCATAGCATATAAATAGTTGTTTCTTTGATAATTCAAAAAATAGCTTCTCACATGAATAAAATACATTTGCTTGTAAATATTTTCACAAATAGtttagatttaattttctttctttctgtgtgaatattttccatataTGTGAATTGTCTAAAATGCCCTTGGTCTTTAATATCACTTTAATCCTTTTGATTGCTTTTTCCTCCCCATTTTCCCTTAGAATAATCAATAACATAGAATGTAGTTATTAGGgctagttcccttttgcattttctctttttttcttttacaaccactaaaacatctaataaatacttgaataaaatccccttaaaaaacaccaaccaaaaacacttcaaaaaacctaataaatgttcagacttaaaacaaaagtgaggaagtgatgcgagaccttgtagtaggttctcgtcatcatggaattaccctaaaagacacaaaccaatcatttcttttcttttgcctgcttggcacctaagggcatcgttatctccgctCTACTGCATcttaggtcgatcccttatgcaagagcgtgagcgttaactccgcccaactaaaaaacacaaaaacaaacagaaaatcgtgagccgagctacggtaactctgattcctgaaaaggatacgtaggcagcggggtagggcccgtgcgagtataattctttattttccctacattctgcattcatttcgcatgtagacatagacatagtacacaccctttagatagaaacaaacataggtggataccatcgagtacgatgggcgcgaggggtgctaataccttcccctcgcgtaaccgactcccgtaccttgattctctggtcgcaagaccctgttccttcctttgttaggttttctgatattcctttcccttatgggataaatatattggtggcgactctgttcatttttcgcgagcgtgcgacagctggcgactctgctggggatgttgctagacctgttgctggtccatccttagtgagtcgatcctagcctgcgtttgtttgtttatttactgggtgtttatttgttttatgtctatatcttgtatatatgtttgcatgtttatttcctgcttgcatatcatgtttatttctgtttgcacatcatgcatatggattatattctgtgttccttggggtcttctgttctgttttgcaggtggggggtttttgaggtaaaaggcccactacccaggccaagtgacacctaggattagcgtggatgctcatgttggctCCCgtagctcttgctacgatcgagttgatgtggggtaccacaactgggcaaggttctttcatggaacactgtgtctggcactcttgttgcctcaaacactttgtaccccatgggaactatagaccccagtgaccattagggaccacctgtccgtgtctagaattcatacccgtgagttttggggagggacaggataccggccttcatcatacccggatttccattttgcaatctgaagTCAAAATTTTGAACCTGTTACAATCAGTATTACCCAGACGTTCAGAGctgcgagggacattcagtctctcaccacatcatgcacatgacacatcatgctattgcatccacctcacttcattcgtggagaatcctaaaatctatttctagagagaaaagaaaagaaaaagaatatatacatacctttttgcaaaaaaaagaaaaaagaaaaggaataatGAAAGGATtttaggattctcccaatgaaatgcattccaccacatcatttaacatgcatgttcatttattttcaggaactttttggctttgtctccgactaACACATGGCTCCACCACTGAAGACTGGCAAGCGCAATTACTCTTATTCTTTTGTGAATCCTAATCTGAAGTCTGTTGAGTGTTTGGCAAAGAAGATCACACCGGATGAGTCAACCAATTTCCGAGAAAAATATGGGTACATTCTGAGCCTCCTCAAGATGCCATTCACCAAGGATGAGCAAGAGGGAGTTCACACTTTGCTTCAGTTCTATCATCCTTCCCTCCGTTGTTTCGCATTCACTGATTATCTTTTGGCTCCTACCTTGGAAGAGTATTCGTCATTCCTTGGCATTCCTGTTGGGAAAGAGGTACCTTATTATAGCGCCATGAAGGCCCCTGATTCCATTGAAattgctaaggctctttatttgagcaagtcagtCGTGGAGGCAAGTCTCACCAAGAAAGGAGGTTGTCATGGTTTTCGTATGGAGTTCCTGGTTAAAAGAGGTTGTGATGCTGCTGAAGCCAAAGAATGGGACACTTTTAGAGCTATTCTGGCTCTAAGTATCTATGGTATTGTGATGTTCGCAAATGTACCTgactttgttgatatgaatgccATCCACATATTCATTCTGCAGAACCCCATTCCTACGCTTCTGGGGGACGTTTATCATTCCGTTCATCATCGTAATGAGCAGAAAGGAGGTTTGGTTAGATTCTGTGCTCCGCTGCTATACCGTTGGTTCAGATCACATTTGCCGGAACGTGGAGCTTTTGTTGATAGTAGGTACACATCCAGATGGGCTGATAGAATTATGGGGCTTAGAGCTAAGGACATTGTCTGGTACAACCGATCCTtggaccatatggaagttgttatgagttgtgggaagttcAAGAATGTGCCTCTCATGGGCATCAGAGGTGGGATCAACTATAATCCTATCCTGGCTAGAAGAACATATGGATATGCTTTCATTAGTCCTCCTGAACAAGCAGAGATTGCTGAGAATATTTACTATCATTCAGCCACCAATGTTGGGCAAATGGCAGAAGCTGCGCAAGCCTGGAAGAGTATTTGCTGGAGAGATAAGAAGCATTTTGGTCAAAGAGACTGTGCGACTTATAAAGACTATACTGAGTGGGTTGAAGTTGTGGCCAACACCCAAGGGATGCCCTTCCCTCCAAAAGATCCTTTGTATCCTCCTGCTGGTGTACAACCCAACATTGTCTCCATGCCTTGTTATAATCAGACTGTGGAGCAGAATCggaaattgactgaacaaatggagacgatgcaagttaagatgaatactgataggcaagagaagctttctgcccttcataagttgaaaatgagagaaatagagcttgaagaattgtATGCTAGAGGAAGTACTTCTCAGAAAAGGTCAAGGGTGACCATAGACTCTAAATCTGCTAAATCTCAAGAGAGGGAGATCAAAGAGCATTATGAGGTTCAGTTGGCGGAATTGACAAAGAGGCTCCAAATCCAAACTGATATAGCCAAATCAGAGAAAGCCCGTCGAAAGAAAGCAGACAAGCTCCTTATGGAACGTCAAGCAAGGATTGAGGGGTGTTATGAAGAGATTCGCAAGTTGAAGGGTCGAGTAGAGGAAAAGGGGCAAAGTGATACTCAAGCTCAAGAGGAGGCCAGAGGTTGGGAATTGAGAAGCCGTTACTTGGAGACCATGCATTTCAGAAAGGACCTATTGATTCAAGAAGTTGTTAAAAGACCAACCCATGCTGAGACCAAAAAGctgtttgaagaaatgaaggcttggagctataagaacattggagatagcccacttcgtcatttggacatgggagatcctgcTTAGTATTGGTTTTTGTTATAGAATCACCACCAGTCTTGTTGGATGGGATTCTTATTTCCATTTTCTGTATTGTTGGCTCATGAGAGCggaatattttgtacttcaaacATGGTTGTGGAATTAATGGATTATGGTTGTTTATCTTGGTTGCGCTTCGTTATTTCTCATTATCTTGTAGTGTTGGTTCGAGACAAAGCCGAAAattcttgaaaataataaaacatgcacacatgcacccatgcactcatatcatactgcattttcaggtttttatcagattctaattgaggtcccttccaacaacagatttcttttccgacgacgaagctgactttcttacatccttaccgcaccaggagcaacgagagaatcatggatcaatttgaacagagtcaagctgccctccgtagggatatggatgttatgggggaaagaatgacccaacttatggagactcttcatgtcgttgtccaaggacaagaagagctcagaaagagcgttgctgggctgatcaaagatactcctaccaattctgctgatggaggggtgaaaactaaagagattcctgttgaggggaTAGCAaaagtagtggatgaccaccacgaggttattgaccttgaacatgatcttactgctgagttgactgagactgctaagatgtaccaagctctcgaagaacgcctcaaggccgttgaggttgctaaaacttcgagtttcgacactgctgctatgtgcttggtacctgggattgttattcccccgaagttcaaagtgccagattttgataagtacaagggagttacctgcccagagactcacattcgttcttactgccgtaagatggccgctcacgctgagaacgaacctctgcttatgcatttcttccaggatagtctcactggagccccattagagtggtatatgaagctcgagaggtctaatgttagtacttggggagaacttgttgatgccttcttgaaacaataccactacaatactgctatggctcctagccgcgcACAgttgcaaaatatgtcacagaaatctgaggagtcttttaaagaatacgcccagaggtggcgtgaacttgcttcccgtgtccaacctcctctcttggaccgcgagttgattgatttgtttatgggaactctgaaggggccgtatcttcagcacatggttagtaatacttctccttccttttcggatgtggtcatcattggtgagagggttgagaactgtgtcaaagcaggtaccattcaaggtgttactaatcctagcaactcaagtggtaatggtaagaagccgtattctgggtttgtgaagaagaaggaaggtgagactagcaccgcttctgttgaccaaggccgagctcctgcatattctgctgttccacctccttattatccgatgccttatgctgttcctggtccgtatatccctcaagcatatgctgctgctcttccacaaccatggatggcaccccaacagcctttcgtaccacaacaacaagctgctgctcctcagaatcgccaacagaatcctaggcctcaaggtcaaagaggtccacagaggcaaagataccctgacaggcgtatagatccggttcccATGCCGTATGCTCAACTTCTCCCccagttgcttgctggtcaattggtacaactccgtgaacttggacctccacctagtcctctccctcctggttatgatgttaatgctcgatgtgaatttcattcaggtgccccgggccatactattgaaaagtgtagagcattaaaGTACAAAGTCCAGGATCTCCTTGATGACAAACTTATCTCGTTCgcccctactggtcctaatgtgcagaataatcctatgcctcctcatgctggtgcgaccaatgctattgagttatgtgatgatcaggtcctagtaaatgatgttaatgaggttaggatgccgctagcagttgtcagagaatatcttatgcaacaaaaggttttgtgtgaactacatgactactgtttgcaatgttcttctaaccctgaggaatgcactaggttgaaagaagaaatccagaaactaatggacgaaggtgttcttagagtggaaagggtcgttcttgtcaaagatgtggctactctagagataccttactatcctgctgaggtgtcaaagaatcagaatactcctttggtcattcgtgctccgagtactcccttggtcattcaggctccgaggactccgttagttattcaggttccaaatgttccttcgactccttcaacctcgtctattgttccttctcctgtgaatgattctaaggctgttccttggagttataatgtcgtgtatattcgagggaagaagtttgactgtcctccagtgggcatctcgagtatcacaaatattactggcactagtggtattacccgtagtggtcggatttttgctgcccctcctccgcctcctaaagagaccaataaagaggctagtacacaagcaaaaggaaagcaagttgctgttgatcctcctgtaacacgtaacgcacaagatgccgagcaactctagAAGatcattaagaagagtgattacaaagtgattgaccaacttgatcagacccaagccaagatctccatcttgtctctcttggtgcattctgaagctcatcgtgatgctctgatgaaagttctggcttccgctcatgtaACTCAAGatattaccgtgcctcagtttgaaggggttgtgaccaacattgctgctggtaattgtttgggtttttctgatgatgaacttccacctgagggtagggcacataacaaagcgttgcatatctcagtcaagtgtctggatgctgtgttgtctcgagttctgattgatacaggttcttctcttaatgtgatgcccaaaactactttgtttaagctgagtatggatggggttatgatgagaccgtgcactatgagtgtcagagcatttgatggttctagaaggtccgtagaaggggaaattgatctgcctgtcttgattggtcctcacatgttctatattgccttctatgttatggatatacgtccttcatacacttgcctcttgggtcgtccttggatccatgctgctggggctgtgacatctaccctccatcagtgtttgaaatttgttgtgaatgacaagattgttgtgatcactggtgaagaagatttgatagtcaataatctggcgtcataccgttatgttgaagtggaaggagagatacaagagacaccttttcaggcattagagattgtgtcggttgataaactccccgtggttgagaataagaaggaactcggagcacccctctcgtctctgaatgatgctaaggccttcttagaagctggcactccccatagtgcctggggcaagctgattgatgttcatgagaagcgagacaagtatggccttgggtatcaaccatcttcttctactcagctcagcataattcctggaaagaaggtgattccccccatttctcaagtgttcgtcagtgcaagcaccagttctggaagtcaggttctcgccgtggatgatgatgatgaagaagatctctccagattcatttgccatgctgcgcctggacaggagctcaacaattggactatcttggacatccccagagtcacttttatggagatgtaattttcttgtttcgataagtcatatgcttcgccctaagcattttgaccgcttgtataaagaagggcccccatgttgtttcaatttgtttaatattgaatgaaaatcatattttcgcatgcaattactgttccatttctttcatttttgtttttacttaaaaaactctttcaaaaatggcaaagctttttcctttttttcttctttttatgtgatgcattctaaggcataaatcatccatcgtgcagatccggctcgaattccaccagaaatgataatgttacagttccacgtcttaatatccttgagaatccaattgaccaagctgatgaggatagtggggaagattgtgaagtccctgaggaattggcaagacttttgagacaagaggagaaatctattcagccacatcaggaagccatagaaatcatcaacctcggttcagaagaagcaaagagagaagtcaagataggggccgctttgcaaagtgatgtgaagagaaggttgattgagctgcttcgagagtatgttgacatcttcgcctggtcatacgaggacatgcctggtttagacacggatatagttatgcacaggttaccgctcaaaccagaatgtccgcctgtaaagtagaaaccacgaagaactcgacctgatatggctttgaaaatcaaggaggaagttgaaaaacagttgaaagcgggtttcttatctgtgtgtgagtatcctccttggattgcaaacatagtacctgttcctaagaaggacggaaaggtacgcatgtgtgtcgactaccgagatttgaatagggcaagtccgaaggatgatttccctctgcctcatattgatgtgctagtcgacaacactgctcagtattcggtattctccttcatggatggtttttctggctataatcaaataaaaatggctcctgaagatatgaccaagactacctttactactccgtggggtacgtactgttataaagtgatgccttttggtcttaagaatgctggtgcaacatatcaacgagcaatggtgactcttttccatgacatgatccataaagagattgaggtgtacgtcgatgatatgattgcaaaatcccaaactgaggaggaacacttggtatatcttgagaaactgtttgctcgtttgcgtaaattcaagttgaggcttaatccaaacaagtgcacttttggagtgcgatctggaaagttacttggattcattgtgagccaacgagggattgaggtcgaccctgataaagtaagagcaatacagaacatgccagcaccaaagaatgaaaaagaagttcgagggttccttgggagattgaattacatagccaggttcatttctcatctcactgacacttgtgaacccatcttcaaactgctgcgcaaaaatcaagatatccgatGGGATGATCATTGCcaagaagccttcgaaaagatcaagcagtatctccaagagccaccaatccttatgcctccggttcctgggaggccgcttcttatgtacttaactgtgcttgaaggatctatggggtgtgtgttgggccaacatgacgagtctggtcgaaaagagtgcgccatttattacctgagcaaaaagtttaccgattgtgaatcccgctactcactactcgagaaaacttgctgtgctttggtatgggctgctcgccgactgaggcagtatatgttgactcacaccactctattgatctccaaaatggacccgataaaatacatctttgaaaaaccggctcttacagtaagactagcccgatggcaaatgcttttatcagaatacgacatccagtatgtcacacagaaggccatcaaaggaagtgtccttgcagatcatcttgctcatcagccattagaagagtatcagtcaatgaagtttgactttcctgatgaagatatcatgaaactagatgataatgaaggacccgaaccaggggagcgatggactctcacgttcgatggtgcatcaaatgctatgggccatggtattggggcagttttgacttctcctcgtcaaactcacatccctttcacagctagaatatgctttgattgcacgaacaatgtcgcagaatacgaagcttgcataatgggtctcgaagcagccattgatatgaggattaAGATCCTTGAAGTGTATGGGGACTCTGCCTTGGTTATAcaccaagtgagaggtgattgggagacacgacaccccaatttagttccttataaggactatatcttggagttgcttcccgctttcgaggaaatcactttcaatcacatcccccgagaggaaaatcaattggcagatgctttggctactttggcggctatgttcagagttagctcccctaaagaagtgccagacataacgatcctccgttacaaagagcctgcccatgcattccctgctcattgtctcactaccgaagatgtgtatgatgaaaagccatggtattacgacatcaagaggtacgttgagaagcaagagtatcccgaagatgctacgattggtgataagcgaacgcttcgaaggttagcatccaaattcttcttgtcaggagacgtcctgtacaaaagaaactatgattcagttttgctcagatgcgtggatagacacgaagcagaattgatcatgcgggaaattcatgaaggatcttttggaactcattccagtggacattctatggccaaaaagatcttgcgagcgggatattactggatgacaattgaaagtgattgttatgtatacgtgaagaagtgccacaaatgccaagtgtatgccGACAGAAtccatgttcctccaactcctttgaatgttctgacatcaccttggccctttgctatgtggggcatagacatgatcggacggatagagccgcaagcttcgaatggacacagatttattcttgttgctatcgactacttcaccaaatgggttgaagctgcttcttacaagaatgtaaccaagcaagtcgttactcgcttcatcaagaaagagatcatatgccgatatggggttccaaacaagatcatcactgataatgggtccaatcttaataacaagatgatggcggagttgtgcgaagagttcaagattgaacatcacaattcatcaccctatcggccaaagatgaatggcgcagtcgaagctgctaacaagaatataaagaagattgtccagaagatggttagaacgtataaagattggcatgagatgttgccatttgctttgcatggctatagaacttctgttcgtacttcaactggggcaactcccttctctcttgtctacggcatggaggccgtactacctgtcgaagtggaaattccttcgttgagggtcttgatggacgccaaactcgatgaaacagaatgggttcaaacgaggcttgatcatctcaatctaattgaggagaaacgcttatctgctatctgc
Protein-coding regions in this window:
- the LOC131630805 gene encoding uncharacterized protein LOC131630805 — translated: MAPPLKTGKRNYSYSFVNPNLKSVECLAKKITPDESTNFREKYGYILSLLKMPFTKDEQEGVHTLLQFYHPSLRCFAFTDYLLAPTLEEYSSFLGIPVGKEVPYYSAMKAPDSIEIAKALYLSKSVVEASLTKKGGCHGFRMEFLVKRGCDAAEAKEWDTFRAILALSIYGIVMFANVPDFVDMNAIHIFILQNPIPTLLGDVYHSVHHRNEQKGGLVRFCAPLLYRWFRSHLPERGAFVDSRYTSRWADRIMGLRAKDIVWYNRSLDHMEVVMSCGKFKNVPLMGIRGGINYNPILARRTYGYAFISPPEQAEIAENIYYHSATNVGQMAEAAQAWKSICWRDKKHFGQRDCATYKDYTEWVEVVANTQGMPFPPKDPLYPPADCGAESEID